One Falco naumanni isolate bFalNau1 chromosome 13, bFalNau1.pat, whole genome shotgun sequence DNA segment encodes these proteins:
- the CEP63 gene encoding centrosomal protein of 63 kDa, translated as MEALLEGMQRNGQGSGGFLTSCEAELQELMKQIDIMVAHKKSEWEGQTQALEACLSVREQELSSARAALQEKYKEVGLLRHQVEDMEKAKQDMVREYEQQLKKFQEELSRLRRSYEKLQKKQLRDARGEANKGQGEDQIEMSQLTRKVEEFRQKSLDWEKQCLLYQQQVASLEAQRKALAEQSEVVQTQLANRKRILESVELASQSEIQHLTSKLEKANDAICANELEVERLNVRVDDLTENNRTILEDQRRVQEELRQSKKMLEVLQDEKMELRATLQSQEDFIESSRLHQEQLQEELARLTEALHTKELLIRALEERLQEKQLSSPGLELERILLQLDVAQKKEQHLQSEMTHLENSLVSSNARCVQLSEELDETIKELQSMEEHCTESKAEIKKLKEQLSQAEQTHSSELEGMKREVSRLTQELHQRDITIASASGSTSDLEQRLRTEIERAERKAVEHRVLLGQLEALRLENRHLSEVLEKTERGVLEGKDVTLRAFSEDYAVELNKLKSENQQLRKDLAEAKAKVELTQQVCQDEPGGTGQQMQSEEPEAGDVQCRTTSEAQQKHDEQTERLHHKPDGTVQHHQGEPQRWGATEIGTVTPKTGELPTQTSRKNCMESLALGALLGTDSSLHVLDGNKDFADEASERSVSSRQRGSVPLCPLPTASVGSIAARYLEEEELRSQHILECLNAHIEELKKESEKIVRQFRHQE; from the exons ATGGAGGCTTTGCTGGAAGGAATGCAAAGAAATGGGCAGGGGAG CGGTGGGTTCCTGACTTCCTGtgaggctgagctgcaggagctgatgAAGCAGATCGACATTATGGTGGCTCACAAGAAATCTGAATGGGAAGGGCAGACACAGGCTTTGGAAGCTTGCCTGAGTGTTCGAGAGCAGGAACTTTCCTctgccagggcagctctgcaggagaaaTATAAGGAG GTTGGCTTGTTGCGTCACCAGGTGGAAGACATGGAAAAAGCCAAACAGGACATGGTCAGAGAATATGaacaacagctgaagaaatttCAAGAGGAG TTGTCCAGGCTGAGGAGGAGCTatgagaagctgcagaagaaacaacTAAGAGATGCTAGAGGAGAAGCTAACAAGGGACAAGGGGAGGACCAGATTGAAATGAGCCAACTGACCAGGAAGGTGGAG GAGTTTCGTCAAAAATCACTTGACTGGGAGAAGCAGTGCCTGCTTTACCAGCAGCAGGTGGCATCGCTGGAGGCACAGAGGAAGGCTTTGGCTGAGCAGTCTGAAGTCGTTCAG ACTCAGCTCGCCAATCGGAAGCGGATTCTGGAGTCGGTGGAGTTGGCCAGCCAGTCGGAAATCCAGCATTTAACCAGCAAGCTGGAGAAGGCCAATGATGCTATCTGTGCCAATGAGCTGGAGGTGGAGAGGCTTAACGTGAGAGTGGATGACCTGACTGAAAACAATCGGACGATTCTGGAAGATCAGCGAAGAGTTCAGGAAGAACTAAGGCAGTCCAAGAAAATGTTAGAG GTGCTACAAGATGAGAAGATGGAACTTCGAGCCACCCTGCAGTCTCAAGAAGATTTCATTGAGAGCTCCAGGCTGCACCAGGAACAGTTGCAGGAAGAGCTGGCTAGGCTGACTGAAGCTCTTCACACAAAAGAACTCCTCATCAG GGCCTTGGAGGAACGCTTGCAAGAGAAACAGTTGTCTTCTCcggggctggagctggagcgTATACTACTGCAGCTGGATGTTGCCCAGAAGAAGGAACAGCACTTACAGTCAGAGATGACTCATCTTGAGAACAG CCTGGTGTCTTCAAATGCAAGGTGTGTACAGCTGAGCGAAGAGCTGGATGAGACTATCAAAGAGCTGCAGTCAATGGAAGAACACTGTACTGAGTCAAAGGCAGAGATTAAAAAG CTGAAAGAGCAGCTCTCTCAAGCTGAACAAACTCACAGCAGTGAGCTAGAAGGGATGAAAAGGGAAGTCTCCAGGTTGACACAGGAGCTGCACCAGCGGGACATCACAATTGCATCTGCAAGTGGCTCCACATCAGACCTAGAACAACGGCTGAGAACAGAGATTgaaagagcagagaggaaagcagtgGAGCACAGG GTACTTCTGGGCCAGCTGGAAGCCTTGAGGCTGGAAAACCGTCATCTCTCAGAGGTGCTGGAAAAAACTGAGCGTGGTGTGCTAGAG GGAAAAGATGTCACCCTAAGAGCATTCAGTGAAGACTATGCTGTTGAACTAAATAAATTAAAGTCTGAGAACCAGCAATTGCGGAAGGATCTAGCAGAGGCCAAAGCAAAAGTGGAGCTCACTCAGCAGGTCTGCCAGGATGAACCTGGGGGCACTGGTCAGCAGATGCAAAGCGAAGAGCCTGAGGCTGGGGATGTGCAGTGCAG GACAACTTCGGAAGCACAGCAAAAACATGATGAACAAACAGAGAGACTACATCACAAGCCTGATGGGACTGTTCAGCATCATCAAGGGGAGCCCCAGCGATGGGGAGCTACTGAAATAGGAACTGTGACCCCCAAGACTGGTGAGCTACCCACCCAGACCAGCAGGAAGAACTGCATGGAGTCACTTGCTTTGGGCGCCTTGCTGGGAACGGATTCTTCGCTTCATGTGCTGGATGGAAACAAAGATTTTGCGGATGAAGCATCTGAGCGGTCCGTCTCAAGTCGTCAGAGAGGATCTGTGCCTTTG tgccccctgcccacagcttcAGTTGGATCGATAGCTGCAAGATACCTGGAAGAGGAAGAACTGAGATCCCAGCACATCCTGGAGTGCCTAAATGCTCACATTGAGGAGCTGAAAAAAGAGAGTGAAAAGATTGTGAGACAATTCAGACACCAGGAGTAA